The Mycolicibacterium cosmeticum DNA window CGTCGGCGCCACCCCGCTGAGCGTCAAGGAGGCCAAGCCGCTGCCCGCCAGCGACTGAGCCGCCGAACGGGAATTATTCCCGTTCGGGGAATCTGTGACTTTCTCCTCGCCGGTCGGCATCTCAAGCAGCTTGAGGTACCGTCTTCAGGTCATCGGCGAGTCGGTGCCTGCGCGGCCGCTTGCCAATCTGACGGCGGGGCAAAGGAACAGCGTATGGATTCCAGGACGTTCGGTGATCTGGCGGTGATCGCCTTCGTGGGGCTTCTGGTGTTCGCGACGGGCATGTTCGTCCATACCCGCCGATTACGACTTCGGCCGATATCGGCTTTCGGTGAAGAAGTCGGCGGCACCAAGGCGATGCTCAACAAGGTACGCAAGCTGGAGCCGATGACCCCCGATGAGCTCGACTTCGCCAAACAAGCTATCGCCGATCGCAGTTCATTGCTTGCCTTCTCGATTCCCGCCGCCATCTTCAGCCTCGGCTGCTTCTACGTGCTGGGCAGCCTGGAGCACCTGCACGGGGCCACCCCGTCGGAGCGGACCTTCCTGGGGGTGATCCCGATGTTCTCGTCGCTGAACATCACCATGCAGATCCTGCGGAACAAGGCCCTCAAACGCCGCATCCCCCGGGTCCCGGTGGTGACCCCCGAACCGGCCTGACAGCCGATTCACAGGTTTCGAACCTTCGATAGATCGTGAAAGCACTGGTAATGTTCATCGGTCCATATATCAACATGGTTGATATAGCTCCGCGTCGTCCGTTATGCCGGGGACGCCGAAAGGTGTTGTGGTGAGGCCTCAGCCATCTGGTCGGACCATGCTGGTGCGCGGGTGGATGCCGTTGGTGACCGTGATCGCCCTCGGCATCGGCGCGCTGTGCATGTGGAAGGTCCATGAGATGTCCGCGCCCGGACCCGTCGTCGCGGTGAACCTGCCGCAGGCGCCGCCGGAATTCACCCCGAAGAAGCTGACCTACGAGTTGTACGGGTCGGCCGGCAGCGGCGGGATCGTCTCCTATGTCGATATCGAGGGGCATCCGCACCAGGAAGACCTGACCGATCTGCCGTGGTCGCACGACGAGACGACGACCCTGACCGTGGTGTCCGGCAGCCTGTCCGCACAGGTGCGAGGCGGCCAGGTCGGGTGCCGCATCCTGGTCAACGACGTTGTGCGCGACGAGCATTCCGACGACCGCCAGGACGCCAACGTCACCTGCCGGGTGAAGTCGGCATGAGCGCCGCATGAGCGCCCACCGGGCCGGCCGGCCGTTCTTCGCCAGGATGGTGCGCGTCCTGGCGGTTCCCATCATCGTGTTCTGGGCGATCCTGGCCGTGTGCACCAACACCTTCGTCCCGCAGGTGGAACGGGTGGCCGAGGAGCTCGCCGGTCCGCTGGTGCCGCACTACGCCCCGTCCCAGGTCGCCATGCTGCAGATCGGGCAAAAGTTCCAGGAGTCCACCTCCACCAGCATGACCATGCTGGTGCTGGAGGCCGATCACCCCCTGGCCGACGCCGACCACCAGTACTACGACGACCTGGTGCGCCGGCTGCGCGCCGACACCGCGCACGTGCAGTACGTGATGGACACCTGGGGCCGGCCGATCACAGCGGCCGGCGCCCAGAGCCTGGACGGCAAGTCCGCCTATGTGCTGCTGCGACTGGCCGGTGACATTGGGCAGATCCAGGCCAACGACTCCGTCAACGCGGTGCGGGATATCGTCGCGAAAGACAGTCCGCCACAGGGACTGAAGGTCTATGTCAGCGGTGCGGCTCCGCTGGCGGCGGACACCGTGAACATCGCGAATTCCAGCCTGAACAACATCACCATCGTCACGATCTTCCTGATCATCTTCATGCTGCTGCTGGTCTACCGTTCCATCACGACGCTGCTGGTGCCGTTGTTCGGGGTGCTGGTGCTCATGCTGGCCGCCAAGGGCGTGATCGCGACGCTGGGGCATTTCGGGTACATCGAGCTGTCCTCCTTCGCCGTCAACATGGTCGTCTCGCTGACGTTGGGCGCGGGCACCGATTACGGCATCTTCCTGCTGGGCCGCTATCACGAGGCCCGCCTGAACGGTGAGACCCGCGAGGACGCCTACTACTCCGCCTACCGCGGTGTATCGCACGTCATCATCGGATCCGGGCTGACGATCGCCGGGGCCTGCTTCTGCCTGAGTTTCGCGCGGCTGAACTACTTCCACACCATGGGTCCCGCGGTGGCGATCAGCATGGTGCTCACCATCACCGGTGCGCTCACCCTGGTGCCCGCCCTGCTGAGCCTCGGCAGCCTGTTCGGCCTGTTCGATCCCAAACGCAAGGTCAAGGCCCGGCTCTACCGGCGCATCGGCACCAGCGTGGTCCGGTGGCCCAAGCCCATCCTGGTCGCCGCCGTCACCATCGTCTCGCTCGGCGCGGTGTTCGTCCCCACCTACCGGGTCAGTTACGACGACCGCGCCTACCAACCGACCGACGCCCCGGCCAATCAGGGGTTCCAGGCCGCCGACCGGCACTTCCCGCAGAGCAAGCTGTTCAGCGAGATGCTGATGATCGAGTCCGACCACGACATGCGCAACTCGGCGGACTTCATCTCGCTCGACCGTGCCGCCAAGGCGCTGATGCGCCTGCCCGGCGTGGCGATGGTACAGAGCATCACCCGACCGATGGGCCGGGCCCTCGAACACGCCAGCCTGCCTTACCTTTTCACCACCCAGGGCAGCGGCAACGGGATGCAGCTACCGTTCGTTCGCCAGTCCAACAGCAATACCGACCAGCAGGCGCAGATCATGGCGCACACCATCACGGTGCTGCAGAAGATGATCGCGCTGACGCAGAACCTGGCCGACGAGATGCACAACACCGTGGTCACCATGGAGGACATGCAGCAGGTCACCGACCAGATGAATTCCGAGGTCGCCAACCTGGATGACTTCATGCGCCCGCTGCGCAACTACTTCTATTGGGAACCGCACTGTTTCGACATCCCCGCATGTTGGGCCTTCCGTTCCCTGTTCGACATGCTCGACAGCGTGGACAGTCTGGCCAGTGACATCAAGGACGCGGTCGCGTCGTTGGAGGTTGTCGACAAGCTGCTGCCCCAGCTGGTTTCGCAACTGAAGATCATGGCCGACGACATGCAGGGCCTGCAGGCGCTGATCGTCAACACCTACGGGCCGTCGAACATCCAGGCCGACAACACCGATCAGACCTTCGACGACATGATCAACGTCGGCAACGACTTCGACACCGCACGCAGCGACGACTTCTTCTACATTCCGCGGGAGGCTTTCGACAACGAGGACATCAAGACCGGCATGCAGTTGATGATGTCGCCGGACGGAAAGGCCGCTCGCCTCATCGTCACCCATGAAGGCAATGCCATGGGGCAGGAAGGGATCGATCACGTCCAGCAGTTCCCCGACGCCATCAAGGTGGCACTCAAGGAGACCTCGCTGGCAGGTGCGAAGATCTACATCGGCGGGTCGGGGTCGAACAACCGGGACATCCAGGAGTACGCCAAGTCCGATCTGCTCATCGCGGCGATCGCGGCGTTCGTGCTGATCTTCCTCATCATGATGTTCATCACGCGAAGCCTGGTGGCCGCCTTGGTGATTCCCGGCACGGTGGCGTTCTCGTTCGCCGGCGCATTCGGGTTGTCCGTGCTGATCTGGCAGCACCTGATCGGCTTGCCACTGCACTGGCTGATCCTGCCGCTGACGTTCATCATCCTGGTGGCGGTCGGTTCCGACTACAACCTGTTGCTGATCGCCAGGTTGAAGGAGGAGGTGCACGCCGGGATCAACACCGGTCTGGTCCGCGCGCTCGGCAGCACCGGTGGCGTGGTGACCTCGGCCGGGTTGGTGTTCGCGTTCACCATGCTGGCCATGCTCTCCAGCGATCTGCGCACCATCGGCCAGGTCGGGTC harbors:
- a CDS encoding MmpS family transport accessory protein, which encodes MPLVTVIALGIGALCMWKVHEMSAPGPVVAVNLPQAPPEFTPKKLTYELYGSAGSGGIVSYVDIEGHPHQEDLTDLPWSHDETTTLTVVSGSLSAQVRGGQVGCRILVNDVVRDEHSDDRQDANVTCRVKSA
- a CDS encoding MMPL/RND family transporter encodes the protein MVRVLAVPIIVFWAILAVCTNTFVPQVERVAEELAGPLVPHYAPSQVAMLQIGQKFQESTSTSMTMLVLEADHPLADADHQYYDDLVRRLRADTAHVQYVMDTWGRPITAAGAQSLDGKSAYVLLRLAGDIGQIQANDSVNAVRDIVAKDSPPQGLKVYVSGAAPLAADTVNIANSSLNNITIVTIFLIIFMLLLVYRSITTLLVPLFGVLVLMLAAKGVIATLGHFGYIELSSFAVNMVVSLTLGAGTDYGIFLLGRYHEARLNGETREDAYYSAYRGVSHVIIGSGLTIAGACFCLSFARLNYFHTMGPAVAISMVLTITGALTLVPALLSLGSLFGLFDPKRKVKARLYRRIGTSVVRWPKPILVAAVTIVSLGAVFVPTYRVSYDDRAYQPTDAPANQGFQAADRHFPQSKLFSEMLMIESDHDMRNSADFISLDRAAKALMRLPGVAMVQSITRPMGRALEHASLPYLFTTQGSGNGMQLPFVRQSNSNTDQQAQIMAHTITVLQKMIALTQNLADEMHNTVVTMEDMQQVTDQMNSEVANLDDFMRPLRNYFYWEPHCFDIPACWAFRSLFDMLDSVDSLASDIKDAVASLEVVDKLLPQLVSQLKIMADDMQGLQALIVNTYGPSNIQADNTDQTFDDMINVGNDFDTARSDDFFYIPREAFDNEDIKTGMQLMMSPDGKAARLIVTHEGNAMGQEGIDHVQQFPDAIKVALKETSLAGAKIYIGGSGSNNRDIQEYAKSDLLIAAIAAFVLIFLIMMFITRSLVAALVIPGTVAFSFAGAFGLSVLIWQHLIGLPLHWLILPLTFIILVAVGSDYNLLLIARLKEEVHAGINTGLVRALGSTGGVVTSAGLVFAFTMLAMLSSDLRTIGQVGSTVCIGLLLDTLIVRSFIVPCLVRLLGPWFWWPTFIRQRPLPPRLRARSTPVDPATTPV